Below is a genomic region from Brassica oleracea var. oleracea cultivar TO1000 chromosome C9, BOL, whole genome shotgun sequence.
ATGGTTCAGCTTTCCGACGAGTGGCTTTTGTGCGGGATTAGCGAGCTGACGATCCAGGACATCGACATAGCGAGAGTGTTGGTCGACACCAGATGCTCGGCCAATATTATCTACAAAAGCACCCTTGAAAGAATGGAGATCGATCTGTGCGCCGTTACAGAAGGACCCATCCCGATATTCGGACTCTCGGGATATGCTACTATGACTCTCGGCTCGATCGACCTTGTTGTTAAAGCCGGGAGCGTCATCAAAGTCACAGAATTCTTAGTCATCGACCGCCCAACATCGTACAACGCGATCGTCGGTACTCCATGGCTGAATTCCATGCGAGCGATCGCTTCGACATTCCATCTGTGCCTTAAGTTTCCAACCCCTCGTGGAGTCGAAACTATACAAGGAGACCGCAGGATGTCGCAAGTATGTTTCGCCGGCGAGTTAAAAAAAAAAAGAACTTTGCGATCGAAACTTCTCATAAAAAGAAATGAAAGCTGGCTCTCGATGAGAACGCCCCGGAACGAGACTCCNNNNNNNNNNNNNNNNNNNNNNNNNNNNNNNNNNNNNNNNNNNNNNNNNNNNNNNNNNNNNNNNNNNNNNNNNNNNNNNNNNNNNNNNNNNNNNNNNNTCGAGATTGGAGCCAACCTCCGCGAGCCACTAAAGACAGAGCTCATCGCCTGTCTCAAAAAGAACCTCAATGCGTTTGCTTGGGCCGCGGAAGATATGCCAGGGATCGATATCGGCATAACGTGTCATGAGCTTAACATCGATCCGACCTACATACCCGTCAAACAAAAAAGGCGGAAGCTAGGACCGGAGTGTGCCACCGCGGTAAATGAGGAAGTCGAAAGACTCCTGAAGCCGGATCAATAACAGAAGTTAGGTGTCCAGACTGGCTCGCTAACCCGGTCGTGGTCAAAAAGAAAAACGGCAAATGGCGAGTATGCGTCGATTTCACCGATCTCAACAAGGCATGTCCAAAGGATTGCTTCCCACTCTCACACATCGACCGACTGGTCGAAGCAACAGCAGGGAACAAACTCTTATCATTAATGGATGCCTTCTTCGGGTACAATCAGATCATGATGAATACTGCGTTCATCACCGATCGGGGAACATATTGCTACAAAGTAATGCCTTTCGGTCTCAAGAATGCAGGTGCCACTTAGCAGCGACTTGTCAATCGAATTTTCTCCGAACAAGTCGGCAAGACTATGGAGGTATACATCGATGACATTCTCGTAAAGTCTCTTGACGAGCACGACCACGTCTCCCATTTGGAGGAGTGCTTTGCAAGACTTAACGCCCAGNNNNNNNNNNNNNNNNNNNNNNNNNNNNNNNNNNNNNNNNNNNNNNNNNNNNNNNNNNNNNNNNNNNNNNNNNNNNNNNNNNNNNNNNNNNNNNNNNNNNNNNNNNNNNNNNNNNNNNNNNNNNNNNNNNNNNNNNNNNNNNNNNNNNNNNNNNNNNNNNNNNNNNNNNNNNNNNNNNNNNNNNNNNNNNNNNNNNNNNNNNNNNNNNNNNNNNNNNNNNNNNNNNNNNNNNNNNNNNNNNNNNNNNNNNNNNNNNNNNNNNNNNNNNNNNNNNNNNNNNNNNNNNNNNNNNNNNNNNNNNNNNNNNNNNNNNNNNNNNNNNNNNNNNNNNNNNNNNNNNNNNNNNNNNNNNNNNNNNNNNNNNNNNNNNNNNNNNNNNNNNNNNNNNNNNNNNNNNNNNNNNGCAATCAAACTAAGCGAGTACGACGTGGAGTACCGCCCAAGAACCTGAACAAAATCTCAAGTACTAGCGGAGTTCTTGGTAGAATTTCCCACTGGGGATATGACAAACACAGAACCGGACTCAACCTGGATTCTTCACGTCGACGGATCATCGTCCAAACAAGGATCCGGGATCGGAATCCGGCTCACGTCTCCAACCGACGAAGTCTTGGAACAGTCGTTCCGATTGGAATTCCATGCGTCGAACAACGAGGCCGAATATGAAGCACTCGTCGCAGGATTACGATTAGCCCATGGGCTTAAGATCCGCAACATTCACGCTTACTGTGACTCTCAGTTAGTCACAAATCAATACAAAGCGAGGGATGAAAGAATGGATGCATATCTAAAACTCATCCAAGACCTCTCCCAAGACTTCAACCACTTCGCCCTCACTAGGATTACTCGCTCGGAAATAACTCAGGCGGATGCCTTGGCCGCACTCGCATCAAGTTCGGATTCTGGACTAAGACGAGTAATCCCAATCGAGTTCATCGAGCACCCAAGTATCGGACCACCAGTGGTCGCCAATCTGATTCGAGCACAAATCGAAAATGCGGAGGAAGTTGAAGACCCACCAGAAGAAAACGTGGATCAGTCGGAATACGGTTGCGGCAGTCCATGGCTAGAGCCAATCCGAGCATACATAATCAACGGAATGCTTCCCACTGAGAAATGGGCGGCCCGCAAAATCAAGACCCANNNNNNNNNNNNNNNNNNNNNNNNNNNNNNNNNNNNNNNNNNNNNNNNNNNNNNNNNNNNNNNNNNNNNNNNNNNNNNNNNNNNNNNNNNNNNNNNNNNNNNNNNNNNNNNNNNNNNNNNNNNNNNNNNNNNNNNNNNNNNNNNNNNNNNNNNNNNNNNNNNNNNNNNNNNNNNNNNNNNNNNNNNNNNNNNNNNNNNNNNNNNNNNNNNNNNNNNNNNNNNNNNNNNNNNNNNNNNNNNNNNNNNNNNNNNNNNNNNNNNNNNNNNNNNNNNNNNNNNNNNNNNNNNNNNNNNNNNNNNNNNNNNNNNNNNNNNNNNNNNNNNNNNNNNNNNNNNNNNNNNNNNNNNNNNNNNNNNNNNNNNNNNNNNNNNNNNNNNNNNNNNNNNNNNNNNNNNNNNNNNNNNNNNNNNNNNNNNNNNNNNNNNNNNNNNNNNNNNNNNNNNNNNNNNNNNNNNNNNNNNNNNNNNNNNNNNNNNNNNNNNNNNNNNNNNNNNNNNNNNNNNNNNNNNNNNNNNNNNNNNNNNNNNNNNNNNNNNNNNNNNNNNNNNNNNNNNNNNNNNNNNNNNNNNNNNNNNNNNNNNNNNNNNNNNNNNNNNNNNNNNNNNNNNNNNNNNNNNNNNNNNNNNNNNNNNNNNNNNNNNNNNNNNNNNNNNNNNNNNNNNNNNNNNNNNNNNNNNNNNNNNNNNNNNNNNNNNNNNNNNNNNNNNNNNNNNNNNNNNNNNNNNNNNNNNNNNNNNNNNNNNNNNNNNNNNNNNNNNNNNNNNNNNNNNNNNNNNNNNNNNNNNNNNNNNNNNNNNNNNNNNNNNNNNNNNNNNNNNNNNNNNNNNNNNNNNNNNNNNNNNNNNNNNTTACCAGCACGCCGCCGCAAAATACTACAACTCAAACGTTCGCCATCACAGTTTCAAAGAAGGCGACCTGGTCCTTCGCAAAGTCTTCCAAAACACTGTCGAACGTAACGCAGGAAAACTGGGAGCAAACTGGGAAGGTCCATACAAGGTCATAAAGGTAGTCCGACCAGGATCATACCAAATCGCAAACATGCAGGACGTCAAGATCCAAAGAAACTGGAACGTGATGCATCTTAAGAAATACAACAACTAATCGTATAGTGGATCCAAAGAACTACGAGATGGCTTGATCCCCGAAAAAAGGGTACGTAGGGAGCTCGCCCAGCGAGTTCAGCTATCCCCCCTTCTTAAAAAAGGGGGAGGGGAATGGGTACGTATACTTGTATACTCCCACAACTTTCAAAAAAGTGGATCTTTTCGAAACTTTTTACAGAAAAAAAACGCGACGCTACAATCGCTAAGCCCACTATCCGACAAATGGCTAGAACGGCGGTCTAGAACTCGCCCAGAACGGCTAGAACGGCTAGAACGGCGGTGTAGAACTCGTCCAGAACGAAATCATGACAGACAACGGATCTTAGTTCATCTCTATCCGACAAACGGCTAGAACGGCTAAATCAGCGATCACGCTAAAACCAACAAACCCACAAATGCTCATAAAAAAAAGCATCCTTGGTAAAAAGCCTGCAAGAAAAACGCGGCTCAAAACAAAAAAGATTAACTTCTGGCTCTGTGAGACGTCGCAACACGCTTAAAGTTACGGTCTTTCCAACACTTATGGAAACAACACTCTTGTTTCCAAAATNNNNNNNNNNNNNNNNNNNNNNNNNNNNNNNNNNNNNNNNNNNNNNNNNNNNNNNNNNNNNNNNNNNNNNNNNNNNNNNNNNNNNNNNNNNNNNNNNNNNNNNNNNNNNNNNNNNNNNNNNNNNNNNNNNNNNNNNNNNNNNNNNNNNNNNNNNNNNNNNNNNNNNNNNNNNACGGCCTTTGGAAGTAGCTCGATTCATGCCAAGACAAGTCATATAAGCCGATAACACTTCGCGGACTTTATTTCGGTACGAATCAGGTAGAAATCACAAACAGGCAAAACGAAAGCCTACTTGTCATCGCATAGCCTTAGTCCGAGAGTAAACCTAGGTCTTGCCCTAAACCCAGTCTTGCTGGATCCTGACATCTCAAAGGCATAATATCGACATCCCGATATGAGATCCCAAAACTTGTCTCTTCACTTAAGTCTATACGTTTTCACGAGTCCTCGCACAAAGCAAAAGCTGCGCTCTCAACATACTATGGATACGGTGATCGTCCGGGGGCAAGGAATGAGACGACAACTCACTCCTTCGCCCTCTAACTTCGAAAAACCCGGAGTTCTCTCGATTTATAATAAGCCGNNNNNNNNNNNNNNNNNNNNNNNNNNNNNNNNNNNNNNNNNNNNNNNNNNNNNNNNNNNNNNNNNNNNNNNNNNNNNNNNNNNNNNNNNNNNNNNNNNNNNNNNNNNNNNNNNNNNNNNNNNNNNNNNNNNNNNNNNNNNNNNNNNNNNNNNNNNNNNNNNNNNNNNNNNNNNNNNNNNNNNNNNNNNNNNNNNNNNNNNNNNNNNNNNNNNNNNNNNNNNNNNNNNNNNNNNNNNNNNNNNNNNNNNNNNNNNNNNNNNNNNNNNNNNNNNNNNNNNNNNNNNNNNNNNNNNNNNNNNNNNNNNNNNNNNNNNNNNNNNNNNNNNNNNNNNCACGGCGTGAGGGTGCACTCAAACTGCAGCTGAGAGAGGATCGAGTCTAAGTCCCCATCGAAAGCCTTCAACTCCTCCTTGCGAGACAACAGCCTGGCTTCTTCGGAGTCCAGAGTCGGAGCCATGTCGCCTTCGAGCAGGTGGATCTCGTTCAGGCTTCCCTCGACGCTCGCCAGAGCCAGGTCCTTCTCACGGACTGCCATGAGGGAATCAAACAGAACAGCCATCCTCGTCAGGCGAGCGTGAAAATCATCCCTCGAAACAACAGTCCTCGACTCTTCTCGGTTCTAAATTTCATGCTGGAGACGACGGACTTAGGAAGCCTTGCTCTTCTTCTATTTCTTCAGCTTGAACAATGTGCTCGCCGACTTTCCGAGGTCCCGCTCGAGATCGCTGACCCGAACCTCCAGCTGAGAGAGCTCAGCAGCACGAGCAGCTTCAATAGATTTCAACGCGGCCTAGGCTTGTTTCAATGCCTCTCGCGATTCAGCCAGGCCCCTTGTCAAACGCTCTATCTCTGATCCGCAGTCGCTGAGAATCCCGTCAATCAGGGATACAAACTATACATGAAATAAGGGTCAGGATAATCATAGAACAAGGTGGCTTATGCTGAAAATGGTCAAAACAAACCTTGGCACGATGTTGCGACAAAGTTCCCGAGGGCTCCCCTTCCGCACCAGCGGTACATCTCCTCCTCTTGACGGTCTCGGTCGCAGCGCCAGTCCTCTTGCGACTTTTGGTCAAAGGAGCAGCACTGGACGCGGGAACCCCTAGGATGATCTCCTTCCTATCCAAAGGCGGAGGCATTAACTCCGTCGCCTTCTCCTCCTTAGGAGCTGGGACTGGTGTGGTCGAAGAGCCCGAGGGTTGAGCCGAGACCTCCAGAACTTGAACAGGAACCATGGCCGATCCTGCGAGGGGTGTGGCATCACCAGGGGACTTGTTTCCTCCAGCCGAGGTCGACATCGCAGGCGAAGAAAGGATAGCTGGCCCCTCAGGCTGAATCCGACCCCCTTCCTTCTCGGCACTGCGTCTGGACAGTCTCTCTTTGAAAGAAAGAAACCCGGCGATGAAGGTTGGAGTAGCTTCATGCATGGCCGGAGTCGGAAGTGCCGAGTTGGCCTCACCCATCTCGACGTCGGAGCTTTTCTATTCACTTGGGGAGGAAGACATTCTTGATAGGTAGTTTGAAGAAAAGAGAATGTGAGAGAAAGAGATGTGTGAATAATGAGGAGTGGTGAGTTGCTACTTATAAGGATATGAGGGTGACGTGGATTTCCGCAATAAATATTCTTAGCCAAAGATTTTGATTTCTAATTCACATCATTCGCCCACAAAATCGTCTCCGAATCTTACAGGCTGGGGGGCTAACTGTTGGGGTCAAAAATGGTTATTTCAAAATCAACGGCTATGATTATTTCTTATTCACGGATTTCTCGTAAAACATTCACTGAAAGAAAGATCGGAAGTGAACGAACGAGCGAATCCCGCACAAAAGCAACTCGACGGAGAGCTGAACCATCACGCGGGTCAGCTCGCCGGCGAGCTCAACCATCACGCCGGTCAGCTCACCGGCGAGCTCGACCTGATCCCGGAATGTCCGACTTACTTTGACTCCCGTATCTTCCGTATAGCTTTGATATCCGACCTTCGGGACCATATACTTCTCGTTTCGTTTTGATTTAAGTTTTTCACGAAGTTTTATTACTAAAACCGAGAAATCATATAAACGCCAAAAGGCCTAAGAACGGTCCGCAAGGATCCAAACTGGTCTAGAGGCCCATCTACGAAAGAGATAGACTTGGGCCCGAAGGCGAAGGATGGGCCACCGACCTAGAGCAACTATATAAGGAGAGCAGGAGCAGAAGAAAAGGGGATCCGAGAATTTAGACTTAGAGAACTCCTGCTAGCTTAGAGAACTTAGGGCTTAGGTGGTTAGACTAGCACGACATGGCTTAGGACGTCTTGGCCGCCTCTTGTCCTGTTGTTTCGATAGTTAGCATATCTCTACTCCTCTCGGAGAAATCTTGTATTCATACTATTCAATAAAATGCCTCTGAGCGATTATCTATCTTTTTATCGTTCTAAAGTGATTACGCAGAGAATTCGGACCTTCAAGGAAAAACGGGTTCACTCGGTTTTCCTCCATTATTATTTATTATAATCAACGGTGTGAATTTCGGTTCCCACAGACATGGCCAAGTAATTCATAACAGCAATAAGGTATAAAATCTCTTTGGATCTTCTCTCCAAGCTACTAGAAATTCTAGAAAACTTTTGCTGTAAAATCAGTAAAACAAGAAAGCACACCTTGCCTCTAACATGTTGGCAAAGCTTATATAATTAGGTTAAAACTCGTCAGGGGTAATCTTTCTGCGCGCTCCGCTGTCGATCGATGTCACGATGTGAACATCGGTCGATTATTCATCTTCAGTGTCGACTGATGGTCGTGCTCGATGGTCATCTCGGGTGCTTACTCCAAATATCTCCAAAATGCTCCAAAATCATCACTTTCCTCCAAATCACTCCTGATCCTATAAATATGATAAATAGACTCTATAATATAATAATTAGTAGTTAAAACACTTATAAACCATGGGTAAAAGTGGGTCAAATCCATGGTCTATCATCGATCGATAGCGAAGTGCGCAAGACCCGACTAGGTTTCCAGACGACTTAAATCCCAAGTCACGCACATTTACAGAAATACCCCTGACCAATTTTAACCAAATATTTACGTGGTCTGCCATTGTTCTAGGAAACACACGCTTTTCATACTTCCATACTTTTCACACCAAACCAGGGTTTTTAGTAGTTTGAAGAGAAGATCCAATACTCCTTTAGAGATTTGTATTGGAAATCTAGTATTTCTAACTCTATTCTATTTATGCAATCTGTGTTTATGATTATGATTTACTTTGCTATGTCTACGTAATTCATCTGTTAGATTTAGGGTTCAAATAGGTTATGAGGGATTAGCCCAAAATTTATAATTGCTAAGGTGATAAATATCCTTCAAGGAATTTTGGTTAATGCTTGTGTTCAAGAGTAGCTAACTAGAACCTTGAACTTAGGATTGTGGACAACTACGATAGTAGATTCTGCACAAGAATTAGTTCCCTTGAGCTAGGATTGCCATAAACAAGCGAAAGCTAATTTAAACAATACTAGTGAACATATCGATCAACTCGCTAACATTTGCCTAAGAGAAAATCGAACGACGTTCTTATCATAACATCGATCGACGTTCAATCCGTATCAACAAGCGACATCTGAGATATTGGACTTAGTCAATAGGATTGATTCAACAGCGAAAGCTGAAATACTTTCTAATAAGAACTTGAGTTCTAGGATTGACAACCTAAGTATTCTATACCACTACAATCCCGATTACCCGAATAAAAATCCTTGATCTATCAATTCTAATAATTGTTTACAAACCTCAAACCAATCAACTGAACAATTGTTTTGTTCACATTGCTTGCTTATTTACGGTTTTAATAACTTACTGATATCACTCAAATTACCTTAAGGAGTGATTTACTCTCTCAAATTACCCTAAGAAGTGATTTACTCTCTCAAATAAGAGGTCGAGTTGTAGCTCTTAGGGATCAAATTCACAGGGAGCTAAGGCACACAATAGATCTATCTAGTTATGTAGTTAAGCTAGGCAAATAGGTTTAAAGCAGTAAAAAGCATGGGTGAACAAGTAATTGTTCGATTGATTGATTTGGGGTTTTAAGATAGATATGGAAAGCGTTAGACTTAGGTTTCTATTCAGACAATCATGATTATAATTATACATATACTAAGCATATAATGGATATTCTAGAACTCCAACAATAACAATAGTCGATCAACTTTCATATTTTTATACTATCTATCACCGGATATAGGACCTCAGCTGTCGCTTGTTGGTCCAAAGAAAGTGTCGATCGTTTCTACCAACGGGGTGTCGATCGATACACCTTTCAGCCCGTCGATCGATACAACTACTGAGTTGTCGATCGATGAACCTTCCAGGGAGCGCTAATGCACGGGTTTGACGTGTTCACTAGGTTTAACTAAATCAGCTTCCGCTTGTTTCTAGCAATCTTAGCACAATCTAAACTAATTCAAACAAAGAACCAAGCTTCCGCTTGCGCCCTAATATCTATAGGTGAGGTCCTAGTTAGCTACTATAGAACACATGCATTAATAATAGTTTAATTGATTTATATCCTAACACTTAGCAATTCTATATTTTGGGCTAATCCCTCATGAATATCTGAACCCTAAATCTAACAAAGAGAACTACTGAGACATAGTTAAGCAATTCATAACAACAAGATATAAAAACACCATAAATAAAATAGAGTAGAAAACTGAAGTTCCAATCACAAATCTCTGAAGGATTTCTTGGATCTTCTATCCAAACCTAAGACTCTAAGTATTTTGCTGTATGAAAGCAAGAAAGTGTGTGTTGCCTAGAACAATGGCGGAGCACATAAATATTAGGTTAAAACTCTTTAGGGATAATCTGGTATTTCTTGTGGGACTTGGGCTTAAATCGGCTGGAACCATTCTGGCCTCTGCGCGCTTCGCTGTCGATCGACAACACAGAATGTGTGTCGATCGATTATCCTCCTTGATCATCGATCGCTAGGCTGGTCGATGGTCAGCTACGGGTCTTTATCATTTTATCTCCAAAATGCACCAAAATCACCACTTTCCTGCAAAACCTGAAAACATACTAAAAAGACTCCAAAACAACTAATATATATTTACAAACACCTATATATAATGGCAAAAAATGGGTAAAATCCATGGTATATCAACACCCCCAGACACCCTCTTTTACTGGTCCTCATGCAAAACAATGAGCAGTCTCTCTAAAAGGTGTTTTTGAAACAGCAGAGACTCACATAATTTAAGAACTCACTATCATCATCTCAACAATACATCAAATCATTCTTAATTTTAAAAATACTTTATATGAAATATCCTAGTTTAGCAACCAATTTCATTCATCCAGCAACTTAGCAAATCATGTGTGACTACCCCCTCTAGTGACCTCATTTAATACATGTAAATAAAATATGTAGGCTTTACCTTGAGAGTATCGATCACTGAACACATGGAATCAACTCAAGTACGTATCTGAACACACAGGTAGTCTTATCTAGTTCATTTCCTCCCTTTCTTCTCACTTCTTCTCAGTCAATGTCTCCCTTTTTTAAAGGGTATCATTTTATTTTTATAATTGACTGAGATATTTGGACAGGCTTCCGTGAATCAAACTCTAATGGTTTTAGCCACCAGATCATGTTCACTTCTTTTTCACCTTTATATCTTTCAAGAATTTTTATGAATCAAACTTGAATGGTTGTAGCCACCAAATCCTGTTTTAATCCTTTTTAGAACTGAAGGGGAGAGAGAAGGGAACTAGAGGCACATAGACTTTTTACCTTCCAGACTTGTAGGAGGATTCCGATCCAATGTATACTAAGCCCCAAGACAAGCAAGTTATGCTCAATTAGGTTGGAGGTCAGCTTGGTTCTTTCAAACATTCGCAGCAATTGTGAATAATTGGCAGGATGATCCACTTTAGCATCTATAGTACAATCTGCAGTCAATAAATCTAAGAATGGTGCTAAACAGTGGTTAGATAAGTAAGGAAAATTGTAAAAGTTCATTGTCCCCTTCTTGACTCAATAAAAAAATTTTGAAATATTTTAATAAAACTTATAAGTAAATTTAATATTAGTAAACCTCTCCCCCCCCCAGCCTTAAATTACACTGTCCCCAATGAATATTTAGTCGGAGTTTGGTGA
It encodes:
- the LOC106314792 gene encoding uncharacterized protein LOC106314792 is translated as MVQLSDEWLLCGISELTIQDIDIARVLVDTRCSANIIYKSTLERMEIDLCAVTEGPIPIFGLSGYATMTLGSIDLVVKAGSVIKVTEFLVIDRPTSYNAIVGTPWLNSMRAIASTFHLCLKFPTPRGVETIQGDRRMSQIGANLREPLKTELIACLKKNLNAFAWAAEDMPGIDIGITCHELNIDPTYIPVKQKRRKLGPECATAVNEEVERLLKPDQ